From the genome of Capsicum annuum cultivar UCD-10X-F1 chromosome 4, UCD10Xv1.1, whole genome shotgun sequence:
TAAATCTTACGTATCAACAACGATAATATACCCAACGTATTTCCATAAAATGAGGTTTAATTAGAGAGGATAAAGTGTGCGCAAATCATATCATTACCTCCGATGAAGTAGAAagattgttttcaatagacccccgaCCCAAAACAGATAACAGTATAAtcaccaaaaacataaaaataaataaaatgaaatagcaCATCGctagttaattaaaaaaataaaacaccaatAGATGACAGTATAATACTATAAGTTATGTTACATATCACGAATTTGAATTAACCGAacataatatgtatataaaaCAGTAagctagaaaagaaaaaaataaagaaaaatatatatcgaATATTTATCttgaaataaaggaaaagttCGAGCttctgaaaatgaaaaaaaaaaaagttggaagGCGAAAACGCTACTTTAGAAATGAATCTCATAATATACCAATATAAACTTAATTTAACATCAATACAATATCGAatattcaactttaaaaaaaaaacaaaaagagtaaaataacCTAAAGCCAAAGGCAAATGCCACATGGAAAAATCTAGATATTTGAGCCTGCTTCGATGGCTTTTGACTTTATTACCTAAAATCTTATACAAACACACaactttttgaaatatttaattcaataaataaataattaaaaaaaaggaattcttgtcaaaaactcaaactttaatCAGAAAATAACTGTTGGACATATAaaacaaatttcaacaatttaaagCTTAATTATAGAAAGTTTAAACTTTTTATATAATTACTTAAAATTTGAATCTAttgatatatataattagtttCTGATATATTCAATAAAGATATAGTTTTTTTGTAAAGATACCTAATTATctcctaatatattttttaaattttagatttatcgaaatacataatacattcaacgaagatatattttttttctttgtgaagATGCATAATTAATtccttatatatttttataatttttgataaaaatacataattagttagaatttttgtaattattatttttaagaatgaCGATTTGTGTAAGCTGTTTACGTTATTTTtccaataaaataattattaatcttTTTTCCTTTAGTTATAAGTTCAAGCCAAATAAAGTAATGTTAGAAATTAGGTTGCTTTTGGAAAgagaatttttctatttttttcaaaatagatcCATTTTTTGATTAGTTTTTGAAAATGAAtattatctttttttcaaaaataatattaactttcaaatatcattttttaactttaaaaaactCTTTTTCCAAATacctataaataataattaatatagtCTAGTGATTAATGAAGTTAGTGAGAACAATGAGAtctcaaatttaaatttcagtgAAGATGATTGATAAATTTACTCGACACCTGTTGATGGTGAAAAGTAACATATATCTTATAAAATTAATTGAGGTATGTGCAAGTTGGTCCGGACATATAGTTTTAGCTCAAACgatatatttttacatttttattaataatatacataatttattcaaaaattaataaacatCATAAACTTAATATTTTAGCTCCGCCTCTACGCGTATACAAATTTATTCCTTTaatttttcaaaccaaatatAAAGTAATTTAAACCACAAAGAAAAGACCACACCAATTATTCTCTTTTTgttgctcttttcttccttccattttgtctttttctttgttttcaaatcatattcaaagctAGCTTCAATTTATATAAGTAAAGCAACCAACATGTGCCGTAGCGGTGGACTACTCCATCCTTAACCAGATGTTTTAAATTCGAGTCTTGATATGAAAAAAATTTTGTTGGGAGCATTATTCTCATAATAGACCCTGCAATGCATGATTCGGATTAATCAAAACTCTAATATGAACATTAAAAATCgattggaaaataaaaaatataacaaaagtaaaataaaataggtgtCATTTATACCTACAAGTAAAATAACCAACATGAGTTGGTATTGTAGTGTTGGACTATTTCACTCTTAATcagagattttgagtttgagcTCTAGGTACAGAAAAAATTCTATTGAGAGCATCACCCCCAAAATAAACCTTGCAGTATGCGATTCGAATTAATCGGGGCTCCTACCAAAATGGTATGAACACCCCcccaaagaactaaaataaaaataggtgTCATCATTTATACCTACTagtcccccctccccccccctccTCTTATCTTTCTTCTGCAAAGACACCACATTTCATTGACTTCCTATCATACTCTTACCAAAAAAATAGCTCTATTTTCTTCcttcatctaatttttttttcttcaaattgttGATAATTAAATTGAATTAGAAGAAGAGAAGGTGGTAGTGGGCTAGTAGTCATGGAGGATTGATTACTCATTCTTGATGTAATTTCAATGACTTTTTAACCTACCATTAATTTCATTTTTGATTCTTGGTAAGTATATATCCTCTTCTCCATACCTATTGTATTTTTCCTTCTCCATCCATCATCTCGAGGTTTATcgaaaataatctttttatttttataaggtAAGGATAAAGTTGCGTACACGCCACCTTCCTTAAATTCCACATGTGAAATTACAATATGTTGAAGATGGTCGTGGGCTAGTAGTCATGGAGGATTACTCATTCTTGATGTAATTTTAATGACATTTTAACCTACCATTAATTTCAACTTTTGGTTGTTGGTAAGTATATATAATTCTCTTTTctatacatattgtatttttcttgttcatCCATTATCTTAAGATTGAGCTTGGTCCTATCGAAAATAACTTCTCTCATAGGTAAGGCTGCATGCACACCACCAGCCTgaaattatgttgtatatattattatatgttgtttTTATTATACCTTGTTATTGTAAGGTAGGGATAAGATGCGTACGTACAGAACACCTTCTTTAAATTTCACTTGTGAAATTGCACTAAGTATGTTACTATTGTTGTTATACTTCTTTACCCTTTATATAGATATGTTTATATATAGATTCAAAATTCAAACATGATGAGTTATTGAAGTATTTTGTTTTGACTAAATAGTCTAATTTTCCTAGTTCGTATCAGTTCTGAATTGGCCGTTCTAACTTCTGGAGAAGACTTCTAAAGGAATCGTTCTCAGTCTGTCCCTAGTTGCCACTCGATAACCCGTTCTCATTACAGTTCAATCTTTAAGGTaaaatttattatacttttaaaattatgatcATTACTATGTATATTAGGTGTTAGAAAATATTGAATTCAATTGAACCATCAAATATGccacgtatatatatatacttgttcAAAATGTTCATTAAAGTTAATTTTTCATATTGAGTGCTAAAAATTTATATAGATACACATGTTTATTGTATAATAATATGTTGATTATTTCATCTACAAATTAAATGGCTGAAATAAATGAAATTTAGGTATTAAATTTGCAGGAAAAATCAAAGGAAAGGTTAGAGAAAATGGACGGTCGTGATCGAGTTATAAGGCGAAGAAAGAGTTTGATTGAACGGCTAGGATTAAAAGGTATAGGATGTTGTGGGTCCACTTGGGGTATCATGTCATCAACAACATTTAATGTCGTCAATGACGAAAACAATGATGTGGATGTGATGAGTCATCACATCCACACACCGTCAGAAACACCTACGGCGTGTTTGGCGGTGGGAGGAGGAAGTTCTGGGATGAACTTGGCGGCTGCATTGGCCGCCGAACGCCACTTCAGAGACAGCAATGAAGTCGACAACATTTTAGGCTTGAGGCCCAACTCAGACTCAGGTTCGGGCCCATTGAGGCCCCATGAAGGCCACTTCAGAGACACTGAAGTGGACAATATTTCAAGCTTGAGACCTAGCCCAGACTCAAGTTCAGGCCCATTGAGGCTTGATGAAGGCCACTTTAGAGACAATGAAGTGGACAACATTTCGAGCTTGAGACCAGTATTAGACTCAGGTTCGGGCCTATTAAGGCCCGATGAAGGTGTCCCGAGGACACCAAGGAGAATGTCATTGATGAGGTTGTTAGAGGAGACAGAAGTTTATGAAGGAGAATTATTGAAGGAGGAGgaggggggtggggtgggggtgggggtgggggtgggtagTGATAGTGTGTGTTGTGTGTGCATGGTAAGGAGAAAAGGAGCAGCATTTATACCATGTGGTCACACATTTTGCAGGGTGTGTTCAAGAGAACTTTGGGTAAATCGAGGTTGTTGTCCACTTTGTAATAGATCCATTCTTGAAATTCTAGACATTTActaagtaaaaagagaaaaaagaatccAATGCTTTAGTCACTAGAGATTTGTGAAATCCAAGTGAACTATGTTAAAAGTCTGATTGTTTTGTGTAGTGTGACTGTAGTATTATATTATTATCTGTTGTTACTATCTATGATCTCTTGTATTTATATTGCGTCTTTTTCTATCTGTTTTTGTCTTGAATCGGGAGTTTTTCGGAAACAGGTTATCACTTATCTACCTCACACTGGGGTAGGGGAAAGTTCTGTATACATTCTATCCTTtcagatcccactttgtgggaactACTCTAGGTACAGAGGCGGAGCCACCTTATGATTAGGGGGTTCACCCGAATCTCATTCGGCGAAAAATTaaactataattattttttatttatatataattgatTTGAACTCCCTTTGCTAGTTCATGTATCtacttttttcgattttgaattcgTCAATttctgaatatgttgttgttgtacactTGCTAGTGAGACTTGATGTAAGCTATAAAGTTTATAACTTTGGAAAAAAGGATTTTGGAATTATGTAGC
Proteins encoded in this window:
- the LOC107869162 gene encoding uncharacterized protein LOC107869162, producing the protein MDGRDRVIRRRKSLIERLGLKGIGCCGSTWGIMSSTTFNVVNDENNDVDVMSHHIHTPSETPTACLAVGGGSSGMNLAAALAAERHFRDSNEVDNILGLRPNSDSGSGPLRPHEGHFRDTEVDNISSLRPSPDSSSGPLRLDEGHFRDNEVDNISSLRPVLDSGSGLLRPDEGVPRTPRRMSLMRLLEETEVYEGELLKEEEGGGVGVGVGVGSDSVCCVCMVRRKGAAFIPCGHTFCRVCSRELWVNRGCCPLCNRSILEILDIY